A genomic window from Salvia miltiorrhiza cultivar Shanhuang (shh) chromosome 5, IMPLAD_Smil_shh, whole genome shotgun sequence includes:
- the LOC130986275 gene encoding homeobox-leucine zipper protein HOX3-like, protein MENCHSAPFCLELTIGFSSSSFLSPGESTMKELDINQVPSSGTEEECMEEEEEGESPNGGPARRKKLRLTKEQSRLLEESFKQNHTLNPREKETLAEILSLKPRQVEVWFQNRRARSKLKQTEMECEYLKRWFGSLSEQNRKLHKEVEELRAINVHGHGHLPPPASALSMCPRCERVTAAANTKMSHLRHRQPPAACFL, encoded by the exons ATGGAGAATTGTCATAGTGCCCCTTTTTGCTTGGAGTTAACTATAggcttctcttcttcatctttcttATCCCCCG GGGAAAGCACAATGAAAGAGCTGGACATAAACCAAGTGCCCTCATCAGGAACAGAAGAAGAATGcatggaagaagaagaagaaggcgagaGCCCGAACGGGGGCCCGGCCCGGAGAAAGAAGCTTCGCCTCACCAAAGAGCAGTCTCGTCTTCTTGAAGAAAGCTTCAAACAAAATCACACCTTAAACCCT AGAGAGAAGGAAACTTTGGCAGAAATATTAAGCTTAAAGCCGAGGCAAGTTGAGGTCTGGTTTCAGAATCGTAGAGCAAG GAGCAAGCTGAAGCAAACAGAAATGGAGTGCGAGTACTTGAAAAGATGGTTTGGATCACTGAGTGAGCAGAACAGGAAGCTACACAAGGAGGTGGAGGAGCTCAGGGCAATTAACGTCCACGGCCACGGCCACCTCCCGCCGCCGGCTTCCGCCCTCTCGATGTGCCCTCGCTGCGAGCGTGTCACCGCCGCCGCCAACACAAAGATGTCTCATCTCCGGCACCGACAACCCCCTGCTGCATGCTTCCTATGA